In one Drosophila gunungcola strain Sukarami chromosome 2R unlocalized genomic scaffold, Dgunungcola_SK_2 000011F, whole genome shotgun sequence genomic region, the following are encoded:
- the LOC128255600 gene encoding protein YOP1 homolog isoform X14 — MRPIYQQEQPQPLFYQRPANLRRLRHPPGAVYGRSYSLEDQPEDVIPVYPKFIYPQQQQQRAHYPLYQLGDSLSSLDSDFPDNEYNGAYIVEQQVPLATAHPTPTPKVVQNLNALGRMLELLQRCPLPCLSFNTACICSLIVIFLAPRTCAQSLLFPAFRLFCGTLYPAYASYKAVRTKDVKEYVKWMMYWIVFAFFTCIETFTDIFISWLPFYYEVKVALVFWLLSPATKGSSTLYRKFVHPMLTRHEQEIDEYVNQAKERGYSAVLQLGSKGVNYATNVIMQTAIKRRCIK; from the exons ATGAGGCCAATCTATCAGCAGGAGCAGCCTCAGCCGCTCTTCTATCAGCGGCCAGCTAATCTTCGACGTCTTCGTCATCCGCCGGGCGCCGTCTACGGACGCAGTTATTCGCTCGAGGACCAGCCGGAGGATGTCATCCCCGTCTATCCAAAGTTTATTTACccccaacaacagcagcaacgggCTCATTATCCATTGTACCAGCTGGGCGATTCACTGAGCTCGCTGGACAGCGATTTTCCCGACAATGAGTACAATGGGGCCTACATAGTGGAGCAGCAGGTGCCGCTGGCCACCGCTCACCCCACCCCCACTCCCAAAGTGGTCCAGAATCTCAATGCCCTGGGCCGAATGCTGGAGCTCCTGCAGCGCTGTCCTCTCCCATGTCTCTCCTTCAACACGGCCTGCATCTGCTCGCTGATTGTCATATTCCTAGCGCCGCGAACTTGTGCCCAGAGTTTACTGTTTCCCGCTTTCAGATTGTTCTGCGGCACCCTGTACCCGGCCTATGCCTCCTACAAGGCCGTCAGGACCAAGGATGTCAAGGAATAT GTAAAATGGATGATGTACTGGATTGTCTTTGCATTTTTCACCTGCATTGAAACATTCACGGACATCTTTATCTCCTGGCTGCCGTTCTACTACGAGGTGAAGGTGGCCCTGGTCTTCTGGCTCCTCTCGCCGGCCACAAAGGGCAGTTCGACGCTGTATCGGAAATTCGTGCATCCGATGTTGACGCGCCACGAACAG GAGATCGACGAGTATGTGAATCAGGCCAAAGAGCGGGGCTATTCGGCGGTCCTGCAGCTAGGCTCCAAGGGAGTTAATTACGCCACCAATGTCATCATGCAGACGGCCATAAAG CGTCGTTGCATAAAATGA